One window of the Acidaminococcales bacterium genome contains the following:
- a CDS encoding ribose-phosphate diphosphokinase: MDGLSDKYENLHVFSGTSHPALAREIAAHIGVGVRAAVVQRFNNGEVQVLLGDNVRGKDVFVLQTFSAPVNEMIIELLVMIDAFKRASAGSVTAVIPYYAYNRQDKKIHDRDPIAAKLVANIIVAAGVDRIVTMDLHSGQLEGFFDLPVEHISSEDLLSGHIEKYFGWRSDEITVVSPDMGGVRRARHTAERLKCPLAILDRRRPKPDMAVITDIVGEVKGRIAILIDDSIDTASSIVEGGKALKEAGARDIYACCVHAVLSGDAVDQLNRSDVKEIIVTDTIPLPKEK, translated from the coding sequence ATGGACGGCCTTTCAGACAAGTACGAAAATCTCCATGTTTTCTCAGGCACTTCGCATCCCGCCCTGGCGCGCGAAATAGCCGCGCACATCGGGGTGGGCGTCCGCGCGGCGGTTGTGCAAAGGTTCAACAACGGCGAAGTGCAGGTCCTGCTCGGCGACAACGTGCGCGGCAAGGACGTTTTCGTTTTGCAAACTTTTTCCGCGCCGGTCAATGAGATGATTATTGAGCTTTTAGTCATGATTGACGCTTTCAAACGCGCGTCGGCCGGCAGCGTAACTGCGGTAATCCCTTACTACGCCTACAATCGGCAGGACAAAAAAATACATGACCGCGACCCGATAGCCGCCAAGTTGGTGGCAAACATCATAGTGGCGGCAGGCGTCGACCGCATAGTAACTATGGATTTACATTCCGGGCAGTTGGAAGGGTTCTTCGATCTGCCAGTTGAACACATATCGTCGGAGGATCTGCTGTCAGGCCACATCGAGAAATATTTCGGCTGGCGCAGCGATGAAATTACCGTTGTGTCGCCGGACATGGGCGGGGTAAGGCGGGCCCGGCACACGGCCGAACGCTTAAAATGCCCGCTGGCGATCCTGGACAGGCGCCGCCCCAAGCCGGACATGGCGGTAATCACGGACATTGTCGGCGAGGTAAAAGGCCGGATAGCCATATTGATTGACGACTCCATAGACACGGCCAGTTCCATCGTGGAAGGCGGCAAAGCCTTAAAAGAGGCCGGCGCGCGCGACATATACGCGTGCTGCGTCCACGCCGTGTTAAGCGGCGATGCGGTAGATCAACTGAACAGGTCTGACGTTAAAGAGATTATCGTTACGGACACCATCCCTTTGCCCAAAGAAAAAC